A stretch of DNA from Hydrogenophaga sp. SL48:
CCCCTGCATGGGAGAGCCATTGGGGTTCTTGGCGGGGTTTTACAGACGGATACAGAGCGGACTGTGCGCTCGCGGATGCAGCGATGGAATTTGAGCCGTGCGTCGATGCCGGGTGCGCCCGCCTTTGACCGTGACATGGACCCGCGCACCGACCACGGCGGGTCCTTGAAGCCACTCGCCCACGAGGGCATCTTTGGCAATGCCGTCCATTCCGGCGGACTCAAGACACCCTGGGAACGCCGGAATACACCCGGACAAGGCACCGCGGTCGGTGCGGCTGGTGGCACCACCCTTGCTGGAGGGTGTTCGCGGCCGCTGTTTCGAGAAGTGCAACGAGGCGCTGGCGGTGGAACGACGCCCGGGGGACATGACGCCGGGCCGGGCCAGGCCGGGCAATGCTGCGAACACACAGACCAACTTGTGGACCACCCATGTCACAAAACGCCGGCCACAAACGTCTGATGCAGCAAACAGCTTTGCGACCCCACTTCCCACCCGACCATCATGTAAGGTTGACGCCACCATGGACGACGCCACCCACACCTTCCAGCGCCAACGCCGGCGCCTGCAGGGCATTGCCTACCGGATGCTCGGCTCCATCGCCGAGGCCGAAGAGGTCGTCCAGGACGCCTGGCTGCGCTGGCACGATGCCGACCGGTCCACCATAGAGAACGCCGAGGCCTGGCTGGTCACCACCACCACCCGCATGGCCATCGACCGCCTGCGCTCGGCCAAAGTGCAGCGGGAGCACTACGTGGGCTTCTGGTTGCCGGAACCGCAACTGGCGGAATCACCCCCATCGCCCGATCAGGTGCTGGAGCGCGCGGAAGACCTCTCCGTCGCCTTTCTGACCCTGCTGGAGCGCCTGACACCCGAAGCGCGGGCGGCGTTCCTGATGCGCGAGGTGTTTGACGCGGACTACGACGAGGTGGCGCGCACCATCGGCAAGAGCGAAGCGGCCTGCCGCCAGCTGGTGAGCCGCGCGAAGGCCCAGTTGCGCGAAGCCCGGCCCCGCTTCACCGTGGCACCCGAGGCGCACCTTCGTGTGCTCAGCCAGTTCGCAGAAGCCCTGACCCATGGCAGTTTCGACGCCATGAAGTCCCTGTTGAGCGAGGACGCCGAGTTGATCGGTGACGGTGGAGGCAAGGTCCCGAGTTTCGGCAAACCCCTTCTGGGTGGCGCGCGCATTGCTCAACTGTTCTATGCGACCCGTCTGCGCTTCAAGGAAGCGGTGCAGGTCGAGCTCGCGGTCATCAACGGGCAGTGGGGCCTGCTGCGTTTCATCGATGGCGTTCTCGAATCGGTGCAATCCTTCGAGACCGACGGCGAGCGCATCGTGCGCATCCACGCACAGCGCAACCCGGACAAGCTGCGCCACATGGCGATGGCGTTGAAACCGGTCTGACGAGGTTTGTCACAACCGGCAGGGTTCGCGCGTCTTCAGGGTGTGTCTCACAACCCTGAATGAAAGCGAAGCTCACCATGACCCAACGCATCAACTACGCCGAACAGTCCGCCGAATTCTTCAAGAAGTTCGTCGCCTTCAGCACCGCACTGAACCACAGCGCCATCGAGGAGGGCATCCGCCACCTGGTCGAGATCCGGGCCTCACAGCTCAACGGTTGCGGCCTGTGTGTCGACATGCACATCAAGCAGGCCACGATCCACGGCGAACGGCCCCTGCGCCTGCACCATCTGGCGATCTGGCGCGAGTCGACGCTGTTCGTTCCGCGTGAGCGCGCAGCACTCGCCTGGACCGAGGTGCTGACCCGAATACCGGAGCACGGTGTGCCCGACGAACTCTATGAGCGGGTGCGCACGCAGTTCTCCGAAAAAGAGCTCTCGGACCTGACCTTCATCGTGATGTCGATCAATGCGTGGAACCGCGCCAACGTGGCCTTCAAGACCGTGCCCGGGGCGTACGACGCCGCGTTCGGCCTCGACAAGGCCAACCTCAACTGAACCCAGGACACCTCATCATGAAAATCATTGTGATCGGAGGAACCGGCCTGATCGGTTCCAAGCTCGTCGCCCTGCTCCAAGCGCGTGGACACGAGGCCTTGGCGGCCTCACCGCAGTCGGGGGTGAACACCCTCACGGGCGAGGGCCTGGCCGACGCGCTGGCGGGCGCTCAGGTGGTGATTGATGTGGCGAACTCGCCATCGTTCGAAGACGCAGCCGTGCTCGCCTTCTTCGAGACCTCGGGCCGCAACCTGCTGGCCGCGGAACGGGCCGCGGGCATCGGGCACCACGTGGCGCTCTCGGTGGTGGGCACCGACAGGCTCCAGCAAAGCGGCTACTTCCGGGCCAAGGCCGCGCAAGAACGGCTGATCCGGCAGGGCGGCGTGCCGTACACCATCGTGCAATCGACCCAGTTCTTCGAGTTCGTCGCCGGCATCGCGCAATCGGGCACGGCAGCCGACGGCAAGACGGTCAAGCTGTCCCCGGCCAGCATCCAGCCGATTGCATCCGGCGACATCGCCGCCGCCGTGGCCGAAGCGGCCCTCGCGGCACCGGTCAACGGCGTGATCGAGGTGGCCGGCCCCGAACGGTTCCGGTTGTCCGATCTGGTGCAAACCTACCTGACGGCCATTCGCGCCCCCCGCACCGTCGTCGCCGATCCAGAGGCACGCTACTTCGGCGCCGAGATCCAGGACAGCACGCTCGTGCCCGGGGCCAACCCTCGCCTGGGTACCGTTTGTTTCAAGGACTGGCTCGCCGCACAGGCCGGCGCCGGGCTTGCCGCTCGCCCCTGAGCGCCTGTTTCTTCACGGGCGTGCCGCCTGGCTCGGGGGCGGCTGCCCGGTCACCGCGGCGCAATCCGCGGGCCGACGAGGCCGAAGGCAGCGCCTTGCGGGTCGCGCGCATGAAGGCTGTATTCGCCGCCGGGAATCTGGTGCGGGCCATTGAGCACCTGGCCGCCGCCCGCCTTGATCTGCTCCATCGCCGCATCGATGTCATCGACCCCGAAGTAGTAGAGCCAGCGCGGTTCCTGGCCGGCCGGGCTGCGCATCAAGGCGCCCGTGCGGACCCCGTTGGCGGCGAGCAGGTGGTAGTCGCCCAGTTCGCCCATCGGCATGGTGTCGACCGCTGCCCAGCCGAAGCGCGCCTGGTAGAAACCGAGCGCCGCCGCATCGTCCTTGGCGGCGATCTCGTTCCAGCGCACATGGCGCGCATCGGCGACGCGAAACGCGGTGCTGCTCGCATCGCTGGCGCCACGCATCACGTACAGCGGCACGCCGTCCGGATCGGCGAGCATCGCGATCCGCCCGACGTTCGGGATGTCCATCGCGGGCATCTGCACGCTGCCGCCTGCGGCCGTCCAGTCGGCGACCGCGGCGTCGACGTCGGGCACCCCGACATAACCGAGCCAGACCGGCTTCGCACCGGGCATCTGTTGATTGATCTGCATCAGGCCACCCGCCAGGCCGTCACCCGCGTCGAGGATGCGGTAGTCCACGCCCGGCTGGCCGCTGTCGCTCGCCTTCCAGCCGATCACATCGCCATAGAAGCGCTGCGCAGCGTCGGCGTCGGTGGTCAGCAACTCGTACCAGATGAAATCGCCCTTGGGGTTGCTCATGTCATTGCTCCATCGTCACGACGCGGGTGAACCCGCCGAAAATCATGCGCTTGCCGTCGAACGGCCAGTCCATGCCCTCGGGCGGCTTCATGCGCTCGTCCGTCATCATCTTGTCGTGCGCGGCGTCGCAGACTTCGCGCGACGGCCATTCCATGAAAGCGAACACGATGTTCTCGCCCGGCTCGGCCTTCACGGCGCGGCGAAAGTC
This window harbors:
- a CDS encoding VOC family protein codes for the protein MSNPKGDFIWYELLTTDADAAQRFYGDVIGWKASDSGQPGVDYRILDAGDGLAGGLMQINQQMPGAKPVWLGYVGVPDVDAAVADWTAAGGSVQMPAMDIPNVGRIAMLADPDGVPLYVMRGASDASSTAFRVADARHVRWNEIAAKDDAAALGFYQARFGWAAVDTMPMGELGDYHLLAANGVRTGALMRSPAGQEPRWLYYFGVDDIDAAMEQIKAGGGQVLNGPHQIPGGEYSLHARDPQGAAFGLVGPRIAPR
- a CDS encoding carboxymuconolactone decarboxylase family protein, yielding MTQRINYAEQSAEFFKKFVAFSTALNHSAIEEGIRHLVEIRASQLNGCGLCVDMHIKQATIHGERPLRLHHLAIWRESTLFVPRERAALAWTEVLTRIPEHGVPDELYERVRTQFSEKELSDLTFIVMSINAWNRANVAFKTVPGAYDAAFGLDKANLN
- a CDS encoding SDR family oxidoreductase; translated protein: MKIIVIGGTGLIGSKLVALLQARGHEALAASPQSGVNTLTGEGLADALAGAQVVIDVANSPSFEDAAVLAFFETSGRNLLAAERAAGIGHHVALSVVGTDRLQQSGYFRAKAAQERLIRQGGVPYTIVQSTQFFEFVAGIAQSGTAADGKTVKLSPASIQPIASGDIAAAVAEAALAAPVNGVIEVAGPERFRLSDLVQTYLTAIRAPRTVVADPEARYFGAEIQDSTLVPGANPRLGTVCFKDWLAAQAGAGLAARP
- a CDS encoding DUF1428 domain-containing protein, which codes for MVEQGGAAADSYVQGFVIPVPAGRREDYRKLAEDAWVMFKDCGALRVVEAWGDDVPDGKLTDFRRAVKAEPGENIVFAFMEWPSREVCDAAHDKMMTDERMKPPEGMDWPFDGKRMIFGGFTRVVTMEQ
- a CDS encoding RNA polymerase sigma-70 factor, whose translation is MDDATHTFQRQRRRLQGIAYRMLGSIAEAEEVVQDAWLRWHDADRSTIENAEAWLVTTTTRMAIDRLRSAKVQREHYVGFWLPEPQLAESPPSPDQVLERAEDLSVAFLTLLERLTPEARAAFLMREVFDADYDEVARTIGKSEAACRQLVSRAKAQLREARPRFTVAPEAHLRVLSQFAEALTHGSFDAMKSLLSEDAELIGDGGGKVPSFGKPLLGGARIAQLFYATRLRFKEAVQVELAVINGQWGLLRFIDGVLESVQSFETDGERIVRIHAQRNPDKLRHMAMALKPV